In one Umezawaea sp. Da 62-37 genomic region, the following are encoded:
- a CDS encoding GH92 family glycosyl hydrolase: MGHMRANRTRLALIGVTVTALVMSSVGSWSSASAAPEDQAVSADLFNSSFEDGQPQPTWASTVETDAQGKPKASGVNGTDSVSIPGNVTDKIIDVQANSENTSGGEVKENLVDANVNSKWLTFTSTGWAQFRFSEPTTVKRYAISSANDADERDPKNWTFQGSADGQTWTTLDTRTNEVFAERLQTKVYDLANTTAYPYYRLDITANAGGVNLIQVAEVQFSDGSTTPAPENMRTVVGKGATGGYNAKSNVGYTGLRALRYQGSHVAEGRGYSYNKVFDVDVPVTGTTELSYMIFPNFMVDDLSYPSTFAAVDLAFSDGTYLSDLGARDQHGFELSPKGQGASKALYTNQWNRLASVIGSVAAGKTIKRILVAYDNPAGPANFDGWIDDITVKSAPSTPDYQRPTDYVRTTRGTNSSGSFSRGNNFPATAVPHGFNFWTPMTNAGSTSWFYDYAKFNNRDNLPTLQAFSASHEPSPWMRDRQTFQVMPSTGTPTADRAVRALPFKHENETAQAHYYSVQFENGMRTEIAPTDHAAVFKFGFTEASSNLVFDNVTNDGGLTLDAATGVVSGFSDVGLSFGATRMFVYGKVDQPVKSSGKLTGQGRDNVAGYFQFDTSAQKTVNLKIATSLLSVDQAKKNLEQEISPQDTFDSVKQRAQQTWDKQLGIIEVEGASEDQLTTLYSSMYRLYLYPNSGFENTGSSAAPAYKYASPVTPGAASTPTQTGAKVVDGKIYVNNGFWDTYRTTWPAYTLFTPSQAGEMADGFVQQYRDGGWVSRWSSPGYANLMTGTSSDVAFTDAYVKGVTNLDVQANYDAAVKNATVTPPNENVGRHGQDTAIFKGYTSTATNEGMSWAIEGYVNDYGIANMSKALYDKAAANDPRKQEYLENYEYFTNRALNYVNLFDPEAGFFQGRNPDGTRRVPSADFDPRVWGYDYTETDAWNQTFSVPHDGQGLANLYGGREGLGKKLDEFFATPETAKFPGSYGGVIHEMTEARDVRMGQLGHSNQVSHHITYMYDYAGQPWKTQEKVREITSRLYLGSEIGQGYAGDEDNGEQSAWFLFSALGFYPLQMGNATYAVGSPLFTKATLKLENGKKLVVNAPKNSAKNIYVQNLKVNGKVYDKSYLDHNVLAAGATLDFDMGPNPSKWATGADSVPPSITKGDEVPKPLRDISTTGKFTGPAALVDDTTATQAAVDSLQVDLPNTKEKAEFYTLTSSTTTADAKNWVLRGSLDGKTWTTADERKDQKFAWRKQTRAFKIAKPGFYRYYRLEVAGGATLAEFELLAKPPVTATKTITEKVNGPLTVANGVTVVDGATISGPVTVNAGASLYVFGGKVNGPVSANGAGTVVLVDTEVGGPVSVTGATVGVNIENTKVGGPVSIVNNKAAVVLAGNTIGGPATGSGNVPAPVNNGLANTVQGPKAGQLAGL; encoded by the coding sequence ATGGGGCACATGCGGGCGAATAGAACCCGTTTGGCGCTGATCGGCGTCACCGTCACCGCATTGGTGATGAGTAGCGTGGGAAGCTGGTCATCAGCATCAGCCGCACCGGAAGATCAAGCAGTGAGCGCAGACCTCTTCAATTCGTCCTTCGAGGACGGACAACCCCAGCCTACCTGGGCGAGCACGGTGGAGACCGACGCACAGGGCAAGCCGAAGGCGTCCGGCGTCAACGGCACGGACTCGGTGAGCATTCCCGGCAACGTGACCGACAAGATCATCGACGTGCAGGCGAACTCCGAGAACACCTCGGGGGGTGAAGTCAAGGAAAACCTCGTCGACGCGAACGTCAACTCGAAGTGGTTGACGTTCACCAGCACGGGATGGGCGCAATTCCGCTTTTCGGAGCCCACGACGGTGAAGCGGTACGCGATCTCGTCCGCCAACGACGCGGATGAGCGCGACCCGAAGAACTGGACGTTCCAGGGTTCCGCCGACGGCCAGACCTGGACGACGCTGGACACCCGGACGAACGAGGTGTTCGCCGAGCGCCTGCAGACCAAGGTCTACGACCTCGCGAACACCACCGCCTACCCGTACTACCGGCTGGACATCACGGCCAACGCGGGCGGCGTGAACCTGATCCAGGTCGCCGAGGTCCAGTTCTCCGACGGCTCGACCACCCCCGCGCCGGAGAACATGCGCACGGTGGTCGGCAAGGGCGCGACCGGCGGCTACAACGCCAAGTCGAACGTCGGCTACACCGGCCTGCGGGCGCTGCGCTACCAGGGCTCGCACGTCGCCGAGGGCCGCGGCTACTCCTACAACAAGGTGTTCGACGTCGACGTGCCCGTCACGGGGACGACCGAGCTGTCCTACATGATCTTCCCGAACTTCATGGTCGACGACCTGAGCTACCCGAGCACGTTCGCCGCGGTGGACCTCGCGTTCTCCGACGGCACGTACCTCAGCGACCTCGGGGCGCGCGACCAGCACGGGTTCGAGCTGTCGCCGAAGGGCCAGGGCGCGTCGAAGGCGCTGTACACCAACCAGTGGAACCGGCTCGCGTCGGTGATCGGCTCGGTCGCCGCGGGCAAGACGATCAAGCGGATCCTGGTCGCGTACGACAACCCCGCGGGTCCCGCCAACTTCGACGGCTGGATCGACGACATCACCGTCAAGTCGGCACCGTCCACTCCGGACTACCAGCGGCCGACGGACTACGTCCGCACCACCCGCGGCACGAACTCCAGCGGTTCCTTCTCGCGCGGCAACAACTTCCCGGCCACGGCCGTGCCGCACGGCTTCAACTTCTGGACCCCGATGACGAACGCGGGCTCCACGAGCTGGTTCTACGACTACGCCAAGTTCAACAACCGCGACAACCTGCCTACGTTGCAGGCGTTCTCGGCGAGCCACGAGCCCAGCCCGTGGATGCGCGACCGGCAGACGTTCCAGGTGATGCCGTCGACCGGGACGCCCACCGCCGACCGGGCCGTCCGCGCGCTGCCGTTCAAGCACGAGAACGAGACGGCGCAGGCGCACTACTACAGCGTGCAGTTCGAGAACGGCATGCGCACCGAGATCGCGCCGACCGACCACGCCGCGGTGTTCAAGTTCGGCTTCACCGAGGCCAGCTCGAACCTGGTGTTCGACAACGTGACCAACGACGGTGGGCTGACGCTGGACGCCGCCACCGGTGTGGTGTCGGGCTTCTCGGACGTCGGCCTCTCCTTCGGCGCGACCCGGATGTTCGTCTACGGCAAGGTCGACCAGCCGGTGAAGTCCAGCGGCAAGCTGACCGGCCAGGGCCGCGACAACGTGGCGGGCTACTTCCAGTTCGACACCAGCGCGCAGAAGACCGTGAACCTGAAGATCGCGACCTCGCTGCTGAGCGTGGACCAGGCGAAGAAGAACCTGGAGCAGGAGATCTCGCCGCAGGACACGTTCGACTCCGTGAAGCAGCGCGCCCAGCAGACGTGGGACAAGCAGCTGGGCATCATCGAGGTCGAGGGTGCCAGCGAGGACCAGCTGACCACGCTGTACTCCAGCATGTACCGGCTGTACCTCTACCCGAACTCGGGCTTCGAGAACACCGGGTCGTCGGCCGCACCGGCCTACAAGTACGCGAGCCCGGTGACCCCCGGCGCCGCCTCGACGCCGACGCAGACCGGCGCCAAGGTCGTCGACGGCAAGATCTACGTCAACAACGGGTTCTGGGACACCTACCGCACGACGTGGCCCGCCTACACCCTGTTCACGCCCTCGCAGGCCGGTGAGATGGCCGACGGGTTCGTGCAGCAGTACCGCGACGGCGGCTGGGTGTCGCGCTGGTCGTCCCCCGGCTACGCGAACCTGATGACGGGCACCAGCTCCGACGTCGCGTTCACCGACGCCTACGTCAAGGGCGTCACCAACCTCGACGTCCAGGCGAACTACGACGCGGCGGTGAAGAACGCCACCGTGACGCCGCCGAACGAGAACGTCGGCCGCCACGGCCAGGACACGGCGATCTTCAAGGGCTACACGTCCACGGCGACGAACGAGGGCATGTCCTGGGCGATCGAGGGCTACGTCAACGACTACGGCATCGCGAACATGTCGAAGGCGCTGTACGACAAGGCCGCCGCGAACGACCCGCGCAAGCAGGAGTACCTCGAGAACTACGAGTACTTCACCAACCGCGCGCTGAACTACGTCAACCTGTTCGACCCGGAGGCGGGTTTCTTCCAGGGCCGCAACCCCGACGGCACGCGCCGGGTGCCCTCGGCGGACTTCGACCCGCGGGTGTGGGGCTACGACTACACCGAGACCGACGCGTGGAACCAGACCTTCTCGGTCCCCCACGACGGTCAGGGCCTGGCGAACCTCTACGGCGGACGTGAAGGCCTCGGCAAGAAGCTCGACGAGTTCTTCGCCACGCCGGAGACGGCCAAGTTCCCCGGTTCCTACGGCGGTGTCATCCACGAGATGACCGAGGCGCGGGACGTCCGGATGGGGCAGCTCGGCCACAGCAACCAGGTGTCGCACCACATCACCTACATGTACGACTACGCGGGCCAGCCGTGGAAGACGCAGGAGAAGGTCCGCGAGATCACCTCGCGGCTCTACCTCGGCAGCGAGATCGGCCAGGGCTACGCGGGTGACGAGGACAACGGCGAGCAGTCGGCGTGGTTCCTGTTCAGCGCGCTGGGCTTCTACCCGCTCCAGATGGGCAACGCGACCTACGCGGTCGGGTCGCCGCTGTTCACCAAGGCGACGCTGAAGCTGGAGAACGGCAAGAAGCTCGTGGTCAACGCGCCGAAGAACAGCGCGAAGAACATCTACGTGCAGAACCTGAAGGTCAACGGCAAGGTCTACGACAAGAGCTACCTGGACCACAACGTGCTCGCGGCGGGCGCCACGCTCGACTTCGACATGGGCCCCAACCCGTCCAAGTGGGCGACCGGCGCGGACTCCGTCCCGCCGTCGATCACCAAGGGCGACGAGGTGCCGAAGCCGTTGCGCGACATCAGCACCACGGGCAAGTTCACCGGCCCGGCGGCGCTGGTCGACGACACCACCGCCACCCAGGCGGCCGTCGACTCGCTCCAGGTCGACCTGCCGAACACCAAGGAGAAGGCGGAGTTCTACACGCTGACGTCCTCGACGACGACGGCGGACGCCAAGAACTGGGTGCTCAGGGGTTCGCTCGACGGCAAGACGTGGACCACGGCCGACGAGCGCAAGGACCAGAAGTTCGCCTGGCGCAAGCAGACCCGCGCGTTCAAGATCGCCAAGCCGGGCTTCTACCGGTACTACCGGCTGGAGGTCGCGGGCGGCGCCACGCTCGCCGAGTTCGAACTGCTGGCCAAGCCCCCGGTGACCGCCACGAAGACGATCACCGAGAAGGTCAACGGGCCGCTCACGGTCGCCAACGGCGTCACGGTGGTCGACGGCGCGACGATCAGCGGACCGGTCACCGTCAACGCGGGCGCGTCGCTGTACGTGTTCGGCGGCAAGGTGAACGGGCCCGTCTCGGCCAACGGGGCCGGCACCGTGGTGCTGGTCGACACCGAGGTCGGCGGACCGGTGAGCGTCACCGGTGCGACGGTCGGGGTGAACATCGAGAACACCAAGGTCGGTGGTCCGGTCAGCATCGTGAACAACAAGGCCGCGGTGGTCCTGGCGGGCAACACGATCGGCGGACCCGCCACCGGGAGCGGCAACGTGCCCGCTCCCGTGAACAACGGTCTGGCGAACACCGTGCAGGGTCCCAAGGCGGGGCAGCTCGCGGGGTTGTAA
- a CDS encoding SDR family oxidoreductase — protein sequence MEAGVERVVVAGDLRIRVLEEGESGRSVVVLAHGYPDTSAVWDGVVREWGGRFRVVRFDLPGAGGSERPGKRGGYRVERLVEVLAAVVTAVAPGESVHLVGHDWGSLVGWRAVEERPELFASFVSLSGPSLDHVGDWVRRNRRHPVRVVNLLRSSWYIAGFLVPLVPELVWRVRGVRTRLNAQHRELVNGLGLYRANVGRGRRAPGVVGVPVLQIALKRDPFVKEAHLDAAKPFATELTRRPLQASHWAPRTHPEAVARMIGEFVDGTPPRRELVVITGAGSGIGRATALAFAVDGAEVVAVDLDGAAAQRTAREVRGHAYQLDVADGAATRVLAERIKAEHGVPDVVMANAGVVVAGPFLATSEDDWRRVVDVNLWGVVHTLRAFAAQQVERGEGGHLVVTASMASYFPSKALPAYSTTKAAVLMLAECLAEELAPEGIGVTAICPGVVHTDITRSATFAGVDGAAEQEKRDAVTKTYQRRGYGPERVATAVLRAVRQNRVVVPVTPESRIVRYVGRVSPKAVRVLGRLGSPTWRQ from the coding sequence ATGGAGGCTGGGGTTGAGCGGGTGGTTGTGGCTGGTGACCTGCGGATTCGGGTGTTGGAGGAGGGGGAGTCGGGGCGGTCGGTGGTGGTGTTGGCGCACGGGTATCCGGACACGTCGGCGGTGTGGGACGGGGTTGTTCGGGAGTGGGGTGGGCGGTTTCGGGTTGTTCGGTTCGATCTGCCCGGGGCGGGTGGGTCGGAGAGGCCCGGGAAGCGGGGTGGGTATCGGGTTGAGCGGTTGGTCGAGGTGTTGGCGGCTGTGGTGACCGCGGTGGCGCCGGGGGAGTCGGTGCACCTGGTGGGGCATGACTGGGGGTCGTTGGTGGGGTGGCGGGCGGTTGAGGAGCGGCCCGAGCTGTTCGCCTCGTTCGTGAGTTTGTCGGGGCCGTCGCTCGACCACGTGGGGGACTGGGTTCGGCGGAATCGGCGGCATCCGGTGCGGGTGGTGAACCTCCTGCGGTCTTCCTGGTACATCGCGGGGTTCCTGGTTCCGCTTGTGCCTGAGCTGGTGTGGCGGGTGCGGGGTGTGCGGACTCGGTTGAACGCGCAGCACCGGGAGTTGGTGAACGGGCTGGGGCTGTACCGGGCGAACGTGGGGCGGGGGCGGCGGGCACCGGGGGTGGTGGGGGTGCCGGTGTTGCAGATCGCGTTGAAGAGGGATCCGTTCGTCAAGGAGGCGCATCTGGACGCGGCGAAGCCGTTCGCGACCGAACTGACCCGGAGGCCGTTGCAGGCGTCGCACTGGGCGCCTCGGACGCATCCGGAGGCGGTGGCGCGGATGATCGGCGAGTTCGTCGACGGGACGCCGCCGCGGCGGGAGCTGGTGGTGATCACCGGGGCCGGTAGCGGGATCGGGCGGGCGACGGCGTTGGCGTTCGCGGTGGACGGGGCGGAGGTGGTGGCGGTGGACCTGGACGGGGCTGCCGCTCAGCGGACCGCGCGGGAGGTGCGGGGGCACGCCTACCAGTTGGACGTGGCGGACGGGGCGGCCACGCGGGTGCTGGCGGAGCGGATCAAGGCCGAGCACGGGGTGCCGGACGTGGTGATGGCGAACGCTGGTGTGGTGGTCGCGGGGCCGTTCCTGGCGACGTCGGAGGACGACTGGCGGCGGGTGGTCGACGTGAACCTGTGGGGCGTCGTGCACACGTTGCGGGCGTTCGCGGCGCAGCAGGTGGAGCGCGGTGAGGGCGGGCACCTCGTGGTCACGGCCTCGATGGCCAGCTACTTCCCCTCGAAGGCGCTGCCCGCGTACTCCACGACCAAGGCCGCGGTGCTGATGCTGGCCGAGTGCCTGGCCGAGGAGCTGGCACCCGAAGGGATCGGTGTGACGGCGATCTGCCCCGGTGTGGTGCACACCGACATCACCCGCAGCGCCACGTTCGCGGGCGTCGACGGTGCCGCTGAGCAGGAGAAACGCGATGCCGTGACGAAGACCTACCAGCGTCGCGGCTACGGGCCGGAGCGCGTCGCCACGGCGGTTCTGCGCGCTGTCCGCCAGAATCGGGTGGTGGTCCCGGTGACGCCGGAGTCGCGGATCGTGCGGTACGTCGGCCGCGTGTCGCCGAAGGCCGTCCGAGTGCTGGGACGGTTGGGGTCGCCTACCTGGCGTCAGTAG
- a CDS encoding cation diffusion facilitator family transporter, translating to MGHGHGHGVSPAEAASASGRHIGKLWVAFGIGAVFMVVEFAVGWATSSLALISDAAHMLTDVLGVGMALAAIMLARRATTGKNRTFGLYRAEVLAALANAVLLFGVAGYVLYEAVGRFGDPPSVPGLPVVLAASLGLIANIASFLMLRGGAKESINVRGAYLEVLADLIGSVGVLLSGLVTLVFGWRYADPITGVLIGLWVLPRTWKLAKNALHILFQHAPEGLDVAAVQADLTTLPGVTEAHDLHVWTLTSGMEVASAHLTIAHDADPAEVLRIAQALLAERYHIEHATLQVEPGDSAQRCREMSW from the coding sequence ATGGGTCATGGGCATGGACACGGCGTGTCGCCAGCGGAGGCGGCGAGCGCGTCGGGCAGGCACATCGGGAAGCTGTGGGTCGCGTTCGGCATCGGCGCGGTCTTCATGGTCGTCGAGTTCGCGGTCGGCTGGGCGACGTCGTCGCTGGCGCTGATCTCGGACGCCGCGCACATGCTGACCGACGTGCTCGGCGTCGGGATGGCCTTGGCGGCGATCATGCTCGCGCGCCGCGCCACGACCGGGAAGAACCGCACGTTCGGGCTGTACCGGGCCGAGGTGCTCGCGGCGCTGGCGAACGCCGTGCTGCTGTTCGGCGTTGCGGGATACGTGCTGTACGAGGCGGTCGGCCGGTTCGGCGACCCGCCGTCGGTGCCGGGGCTGCCGGTGGTCCTGGCCGCGTCGCTGGGGCTGATCGCGAACATCGCGTCGTTCCTGATGCTGCGCGGCGGCGCCAAGGAGAGCATCAACGTCCGGGGCGCGTACCTCGAGGTGCTCGCGGACCTGATCGGCTCGGTCGGCGTGCTGCTGAGCGGCCTGGTCACTCTGGTCTTCGGCTGGCGCTACGCCGACCCGATCACGGGTGTCCTGATCGGGCTGTGGGTCCTGCCGCGGACGTGGAAGCTGGCCAAGAACGCGCTGCACATCCTGTTCCAGCACGCCCCCGAGGGCCTCGACGTGGCCGCGGTGCAGGCGGACCTCACGACGCTGCCCGGTGTGACGGAAGCCCACGACCTGCACGTCTGGACGTTGACCTCCGGCATGGAGGTGGCGTCGGCGCACCTCACGATCGCGCACGACGCCGACCCGGCGGAGGTGCTGCGGATCGCGCAGGCGCTACTGGCCGAGCGGTACCACATCGAGCACGCCACGCTCCAGGTCGAACCCGGCGACTCCGCGCAGCGCTGCCGCGAGATGTCCTGGTAG